One part of the Ziziphus jujuba cultivar Dongzao chromosome 2, ASM3175591v1 genome encodes these proteins:
- the LOC107418892 gene encoding zinc finger BED domain-containing protein DAYSLEEPER isoform X1 — MNFGVGTVSGKAANQMDWGVNNAFKTFKDMEPKSVMDMAVIPMDPVDIGLGSSEKGNAISTVKPRKKTMTSVYLKFFETAADGKSRRCKFCGQSYSIATATGNLGRHLSNRHPGYDKSGDVVANSTPQPITVAKKPPSQGKAPHVDYDHLNWLLIKWLILASLPPSTLEEKWLANSYKFLNPSIQLWPSDQYRAVFLEVFRSMQEDIRASLVQVSSKVSVTLDFWTSYEQIFYMSVTCHWIDENWSFQRVLLDICHIPYPCGGAEIYHSLSEVLKMYNIENRVLSCTHDNSQSAIHACHSFKEDLDRQKAGPFCFIPCAARTLSLIIDDGLRTTKPIISKIREFVLGLNASSELSEDFVRLTTACQEGSWKFPLDASARWSGNYQMLDIVRKAGKSMDAVIMKYKETLGSRMLLSSAEKNAVSLVHEYLEPFYKTTNNICTNKVPTIGLVLFFMDHISEMIAACRETRHYPDWLKNSAEDMAKKARSYNNQVCNIFTYMTAILDPRIKVELIPESLNSENFLEEARTHFIRNYSTSHFPSMTGGYGAQEIEDGGSVSFAEEIARKKRRASMSSATDELTQYLSEPPAPIPTDVLEWWKVNSTRYPRLSVMARDFLAVQATSLAPEEIFCGKGDEIVRQRFCMPHNSTQSLLCIRSWILGGMKLKFKSTEIDYERLMELATNAASDNGPVGPEKKQK, encoded by the exons ATGAATTTTGGA GTTGGAACAGTAAGTGGAAAAGCAGCAAATCAAATGGACTGGGGTGTAAATAACGCATTCAAAACTTTCAAAG ATATGGAACCAAAATCTGTGATGGACATGGCAGTGATTCCTATGGATCCAGTAGATATTGGATTGGGTTCTTCAGAAAAAGGAAATGCTATTTCTACAGTGAAACCAAGAAAGAAGACAATGACATCAGTTTATCTCAAGTTCTTTGAGACAGCTGCTGATGGAAAAAGTCGCAGGTGCAAATTTTGTGGACAGAGCTACTCTATTGCCACTGCCACTG GTAATTTGGGAAGGCACCTTAGTAATCGGCATCCTGGATATGATAAGTCAGGGGATGTTGTCGCTAATTCAACTCCACAGCCTATAACTGTAGCCAAGAAACCTCCATCTCAAGGGAAAGCACCTCATGTGGATTATGATCATTTAAATTGGTTGCTCATTAAGTGGCTCATTTTAGCTTCTTTGCCTCCTTCAACATTGGAAGAAAAATGGTTAGCAAATTCCTATAAGTTtctaaatccatcaattcaactCTGGCCTAGTGACCAGTATAGAGCAGTGTTTCTTGAAGTTTTCAGAAGCATGCAGGAAGATATAAGAGCATCTTTGGTGCAGGTTTCTTCTAAAGTCTCTGTCACACTTGATTTTTGGACTTCATATGaacaaattttctatatgaGTGTTACATGTCATTGGATTGATGAAAACTGGTCCTTTCAGAGGGTGCTACTTGATATCTGTCACATACCTTACCCTTGTGGGGGTGCTGAGATCTATCACTCACTTTCTGAGGTCCTTAAGATGTACAATATTGAAAATAGAGTCCTGTCTTGCACTCATGATAATAGTCAAAGTGCAATCCATGCCTGCCATAGTTTTAAAGAAGATTTAGATCGTCAGAAGGCTGGGCCTTTCTGTTTTATACCTTGTGCTGCTCGTACTTTGAGCCTGATCATAGACGATGGTTTAAGAACTACGAAACCGATAATTTCTAAGATCCGGGAGTTTGTATTGGGTTTAAATGCATCCTCGGAGCTCTCAGAGGATTTTGTTCGGTTAACAACAGCTTGTCAAGAAGGTAGTTGGAAATTTCCGCTTGATGCATCAGCGCGATGGAGTGGCAACTATCAGATGCTTGATATTGTGCGCAAG GCTGGCAAGTCCATGGATGCTGTTATCATGAAGTATAAGGAGACACTTGGCAGTAGGATGCTACTGAGCTCTGCAGAGAAAAATGCTGTCAGTCTTGTGCATGAATATCTGGAGCCCTTCTACAAAACCACAAACAATATATGCACGAACAAGGTGCCTACAATTGGGCTGGTTCTCTTCTTCATGGATCACATTTCTGAGATGATTGCTGCCTGCAGAGAAACTCGTCACTATCCAGACTGGCTAAAGAATTCTGCTGAAGATATGGCGAAAAAGGCCAGGAGTTACAATAACCAGGTTTGCAACATATTCACCTACATGACAGCAATTCTTGATCCTCGAATCAAAGTAGAGTTAATTCCCGAGAGCCTTAACTCAGAGAATTTTCTTGAGGAAGCGAGAACCCATTTCATAAGAAATTACTCGACCAGCCATTTCCCATCCATGACTGGTGGATATGGTGCTCAAGAGATTGAAGATGGGGGTAGTGTCTCTTTTGCTGAGGAAATTGCAAGAAAGAAACGAAGGGCAAGTATGAGTAGTGCTACTGATGAGCTCACTCAGTATCTGTCAGAGCCTCCTGCTCCAATACCAACAGATGTTCTGGAGTGGTGGAAGGTAAATAGTACACGCTACCCCCGCCTTTCTGTAATGGCTCGAGATTTTTTGGCTGTGCAAGCAACTTCACTGGCGCCTGAAGAAATTTTTTGTGGCAAAGGTGATGAGATTGTTAGGCAACGATTTTGTATGCCTCATAACAGCACGCAATCTCTTCTTTGTATTAGATCATGGATTCTAGGTGGCATGAAATTGAAGTTTAAATCAACTGAAATAGACTATGAAAGATTGATGGAATTGGCAACTAATGCTGCATCTGATAACGGTCCTGTTGGGCCTGAAAAAAAACAGAAGTAG
- the LOC107418892 gene encoding zinc finger BED domain-containing protein DAYSLEEPER isoform X2 has protein sequence MNFGVGTVSGKAANQMDWGVNNAFKTFKDMEPKSVMDMAVIPMDPVDIGLGSSEKGNAISTVKPRKKTMTSVYLKFFETAADGKSRRCKFCGQSYSIATATGNLGRHLSNRHPGYDKSGDVVANSTPQPITVAKKPPSQGKAPHVDYDHLNWLLIKWLILASLPPSTLEEKWLANSYKFLNPSIQLWPSDQYRAVFLEVFRSMQEDIRASLVQRVLLDICHIPYPCGGAEIYHSLSEVLKMYNIENRVLSCTHDNSQSAIHACHSFKEDLDRQKAGPFCFIPCAARTLSLIIDDGLRTTKPIISKIREFVLGLNASSELSEDFVRLTTACQEGSWKFPLDASARWSGNYQMLDIVRKAGKSMDAVIMKYKETLGSRMLLSSAEKNAVSLVHEYLEPFYKTTNNICTNKVPTIGLVLFFMDHISEMIAACRETRHYPDWLKNSAEDMAKKARSYNNQVCNIFTYMTAILDPRIKVELIPESLNSENFLEEARTHFIRNYSTSHFPSMTGGYGAQEIEDGGSVSFAEEIARKKRRASMSSATDELTQYLSEPPAPIPTDVLEWWKVNSTRYPRLSVMARDFLAVQATSLAPEEIFCGKGDEIVRQRFCMPHNSTQSLLCIRSWILGGMKLKFKSTEIDYERLMELATNAASDNGPVGPEKKQK, from the exons ATGAATTTTGGA GTTGGAACAGTAAGTGGAAAAGCAGCAAATCAAATGGACTGGGGTGTAAATAACGCATTCAAAACTTTCAAAG ATATGGAACCAAAATCTGTGATGGACATGGCAGTGATTCCTATGGATCCAGTAGATATTGGATTGGGTTCTTCAGAAAAAGGAAATGCTATTTCTACAGTGAAACCAAGAAAGAAGACAATGACATCAGTTTATCTCAAGTTCTTTGAGACAGCTGCTGATGGAAAAAGTCGCAGGTGCAAATTTTGTGGACAGAGCTACTCTATTGCCACTGCCACTG GTAATTTGGGAAGGCACCTTAGTAATCGGCATCCTGGATATGATAAGTCAGGGGATGTTGTCGCTAATTCAACTCCACAGCCTATAACTGTAGCCAAGAAACCTCCATCTCAAGGGAAAGCACCTCATGTGGATTATGATCATTTAAATTGGTTGCTCATTAAGTGGCTCATTTTAGCTTCTTTGCCTCCTTCAACATTGGAAGAAAAATGGTTAGCAAATTCCTATAAGTTtctaaatccatcaattcaactCTGGCCTAGTGACCAGTATAGAGCAGTGTTTCTTGAAGTTTTCAGAAGCATGCAGGAAGATATAAGAGCATCTTTGGTGCAG AGGGTGCTACTTGATATCTGTCACATACCTTACCCTTGTGGGGGTGCTGAGATCTATCACTCACTTTCTGAGGTCCTTAAGATGTACAATATTGAAAATAGAGTCCTGTCTTGCACTCATGATAATAGTCAAAGTGCAATCCATGCCTGCCATAGTTTTAAAGAAGATTTAGATCGTCAGAAGGCTGGGCCTTTCTGTTTTATACCTTGTGCTGCTCGTACTTTGAGCCTGATCATAGACGATGGTTTAAGAACTACGAAACCGATAATTTCTAAGATCCGGGAGTTTGTATTGGGTTTAAATGCATCCTCGGAGCTCTCAGAGGATTTTGTTCGGTTAACAACAGCTTGTCAAGAAGGTAGTTGGAAATTTCCGCTTGATGCATCAGCGCGATGGAGTGGCAACTATCAGATGCTTGATATTGTGCGCAAG GCTGGCAAGTCCATGGATGCTGTTATCATGAAGTATAAGGAGACACTTGGCAGTAGGATGCTACTGAGCTCTGCAGAGAAAAATGCTGTCAGTCTTGTGCATGAATATCTGGAGCCCTTCTACAAAACCACAAACAATATATGCACGAACAAGGTGCCTACAATTGGGCTGGTTCTCTTCTTCATGGATCACATTTCTGAGATGATTGCTGCCTGCAGAGAAACTCGTCACTATCCAGACTGGCTAAAGAATTCTGCTGAAGATATGGCGAAAAAGGCCAGGAGTTACAATAACCAGGTTTGCAACATATTCACCTACATGACAGCAATTCTTGATCCTCGAATCAAAGTAGAGTTAATTCCCGAGAGCCTTAACTCAGAGAATTTTCTTGAGGAAGCGAGAACCCATTTCATAAGAAATTACTCGACCAGCCATTTCCCATCCATGACTGGTGGATATGGTGCTCAAGAGATTGAAGATGGGGGTAGTGTCTCTTTTGCTGAGGAAATTGCAAGAAAGAAACGAAGGGCAAGTATGAGTAGTGCTACTGATGAGCTCACTCAGTATCTGTCAGAGCCTCCTGCTCCAATACCAACAGATGTTCTGGAGTGGTGGAAGGTAAATAGTACACGCTACCCCCGCCTTTCTGTAATGGCTCGAGATTTTTTGGCTGTGCAAGCAACTTCACTGGCGCCTGAAGAAATTTTTTGTGGCAAAGGTGATGAGATTGTTAGGCAACGATTTTGTATGCCTCATAACAGCACGCAATCTCTTCTTTGTATTAGATCATGGATTCTAGGTGGCATGAAATTGAAGTTTAAATCAACTGAAATAGACTATGAAAGATTGATGGAATTGGCAACTAATGCTGCATCTGATAACGGTCCTGTTGGGCCTGAAAAAAAACAGAAGTAG
- the LOC107418888 gene encoding uncharacterized protein LOC107418888, with protein sequence MDERKIVVVVEDVEAARTALQWALHNLVRYGDLITLLHVFPTTRSKSKKKTRLLRLKGFQLALSFKDICNGFPNTKVEIIVTEGDEEGKKISSMVKEIGASALVVGLHDHSFLYKLAMAHNNISNSFNCRVLAVKQPPSSPSGTRTHAVSVLDGSTNMDFSQIEIAGLHLPDLPPPKIPYRICPSPSAIIWRSRKSRRK encoded by the exons ATGGATGAGAGAAAAATAGTGGTAGTAGTTGAAGACGTGGAAGCAGCAAGAACAGCTCTCCAATGGGCACTCCACAACCTCGTTCGCTATGGCGATTTGATAACACTTCTCCATGTTTTCCCAACCACAAGAtccaaaagcaagaaaaaaactCGATTGCTTCGTTTGAAGGGCTTCCAATTGGCTCTTTCTTTCAAGGACATCTGCAATGGCTTCCCCAAC ACAAAAGTTGAGATCATTGTTACCGAGGGTGATGAAGAGGGGAAGAAGATTTCATCCATGGTGAAAGAAATTGGGGCTTCAGCGCTTGTTGTGGGTCTACATGATCATAGCTTTCTTTACAA GTTGGCAATGGCCCACAACAATATATCAAACAGCTTCAATTGCAGAGTTCTGGCCGTCAAGCAACCACCTTCCTCTCCTTCAGGGACAAGGACCCATGCGGTATCAGTACTAGACGGTTCAACAAACATGGACTTTTCCCAAATTGAGATTGCTGGATTACA TCTTCCTGATCTTCCCCCACCAAAAATTCCATATAGAATCTGTCCAAGTCCTTCTGCAATCATTTGGAGATCGAGAAAGTCTAGGAGAAAGTGA